From one Phocaeicola salanitronis DSM 18170 genomic stretch:
- a CDS encoding NAD(P)/FAD-dependent oxidoreductase, with translation MSFNIEREKGKKRVVIVGGGFGGLKLANKLSKSNFQVILIDKNNYHQFPPLIYQVASAGIEPSSISFPFRKIFGKNSHVHYRMAEARLIFPEKNILQTSIGKIEYDYLVLAAGTTSNFFGNQNIEREAIPMKTLQEAMGLRNALLGNFERSVTCATEQERRELLNIVIVGGGATGVEIAGALAEMKRYVLPKDYPDMNENLLQIYLIEASSRLLSGMAPVSSQKSAEFLRRMGINVWLDKKVMDYRNHKVILEDGTQIPTRTFIWVSGVRANTIGNMPAASLGRGGRIKVDAYNKAEGFDNIFCIGDQCIMSGDKEYPGGHPQLAQVAIQQGSLLAANLIRLQKGKAMKPFRYRNLGSMATVGRNKAVAEFSSLKTQGWIAWLLWLVVHLRSILGVRNKINVLLNWMWSYLTYDHSLRLILYPRKAQEVIEREKREAETHWGEDEMQQNNQ, from the coding sequence ATGAGTTTCAACATCGAAAGAGAAAAAGGTAAAAAGAGAGTTGTCATCGTAGGAGGAGGCTTCGGAGGCCTCAAGCTGGCAAACAAATTATCAAAGTCAAACTTTCAGGTCATCCTGATTGACAAGAACAATTATCACCAATTCCCGCCGCTCATCTACCAAGTGGCATCCGCAGGCATCGAACCGAGTTCCATCTCCTTCCCGTTCCGGAAAATATTCGGGAAAAACTCGCACGTGCACTACCGCATGGCAGAAGCCCGGCTGATTTTCCCCGAGAAAAACATCCTCCAGACCTCCATCGGGAAAATCGAATACGACTACCTCGTGCTTGCAGCCGGAACCACGTCCAACTTCTTCGGAAACCAGAACATCGAGCGGGAAGCCATCCCCATGAAAACCCTGCAAGAAGCCATGGGGCTGCGCAACGCCCTGCTGGGCAACTTCGAACGGAGCGTGACCTGCGCCACCGAACAAGAACGCCGCGAACTGCTGAACATCGTCATCGTGGGCGGAGGAGCGACAGGCGTGGAAATAGCCGGAGCGTTGGCGGAAATGAAACGCTACGTGCTCCCGAAAGACTACCCCGACATGAACGAAAACCTGCTGCAAATCTACCTGATAGAGGCAAGCAGCCGCCTGCTCTCGGGAATGGCGCCGGTGTCGTCGCAAAAGTCGGCGGAATTCTTGCGGCGCATGGGCATCAACGTGTGGCTGGACAAGAAAGTGATGGACTACCGCAACCACAAAGTCATCCTCGAAGACGGTACGCAAATCCCCACCCGCACCTTCATCTGGGTGAGCGGCGTGCGTGCCAACACCATCGGAAACATGCCTGCCGCATCGCTGGGACGCGGCGGACGCATCAAGGTAGACGCATACAATAAGGCAGAAGGATTCGACAACATCTTCTGCATCGGCGACCAGTGCATCATGAGCGGCGACAAGGAATATCCGGGCGGACATCCGCAACTCGCCCAGGTAGCCATCCAGCAAGGAAGCCTCCTCGCCGCAAACCTCATCCGCCTGCAAAAAGGAAAAGCCATGAAGCCCTTCCGTTACCGCAACCTGGGAAGCATGGCAACCGTGGGCAGAAACAAGGCGGTGGCAGAATTCAGCTCCCTGAAAACGCAAGGCTGGATAGCCTGGCTATTGTGGCTGGTGGTCCACCTCCGCTCCATCCTGGGCGTGCGAAACAAAATCAACGTACTGCTCAACTGGATGTGGAGCTACCTGACCTACGACCACTCGCTCCGGCTCATCCTCTACCCCCGCAAGGCACAAGAAGTCATAGAACGCGAAAAAAGAGAGGCGGAAACCCACTGGGGCGAAGACGAAATGCAACAAAACAATCAATAA
- a CDS encoding sugar O-acetyltransferase, with protein MELKEFLEYVKTGKALSSDEIHRFMDEMSDEARRVTFRLNTAYHTPDEVRALLSELFGKEADPTLRVFPPFYTDFGKNITIGRHVFINACCHFQDHGGVTLGDGCQIGHNVVFATLNHGIAPGDRVHTYPAPIVLGKNVWVGSNATILQGVTVGDNAIIAAGAVVTKDVPADTIVGGVPAKVIRRINEKFM; from the coding sequence ATGGAACTGAAAGAATTTTTGGAATACGTGAAAACAGGAAAAGCGTTAAGTTCGGACGAGATACACCGGTTTATGGACGAGATGAGCGACGAGGCGCGGCGTGTCACCTTCAGGCTCAACACGGCTTATCACACGCCCGACGAGGTGCGGGCGTTGCTCTCGGAGCTGTTCGGCAAGGAGGCAGACCCTACCTTGCGGGTGTTTCCTCCGTTTTATACCGATTTCGGGAAGAACATCACGATAGGCAGGCATGTGTTTATCAACGCTTGCTGCCATTTTCAGGACCATGGGGGCGTGACGTTGGGCGACGGTTGCCAGATAGGGCATAACGTGGTGTTCGCCACGCTGAACCACGGCATCGCTCCCGGGGACCGGGTGCATACGTATCCTGCTCCGATTGTGCTGGGCAAGAACGTGTGGGTAGGCTCGAACGCCACCATCCTGCAAGGGGTGACGGTAGGCGACAACGCGATTATAGCCGCCGGTGCGGTGGTGACGAAGGATGTGCCTGCCGATACGATTGTCGGGGGAGTGCCGGCGAAGGTGATACGGAGGATAAATGAAAAATTTATGTAA
- the mce gene encoding methylmalonyl-CoA epimerase has translation MKISHIEHLGIAVKSIEEALPYYEKVLGLTCYNIETVEDQKVKTAFLKCGDTKIELLEPTSPDSTIASFIEKRGMGIHHLAFAIEDGVANALAEAEGAGIRLIDKAPRKGAENLQIAFLHPKSTMGVLTELCEK, from the coding sequence ATGAAAATTTCTCACATCGAACACTTGGGCATTGCCGTAAAGAGCATCGAAGAAGCCCTTCCGTATTACGAAAAAGTTCTCGGACTGACCTGCTACAACATAGAGACTGTAGAAGACCAAAAAGTAAAGACCGCTTTCCTGAAATGCGGAGACACCAAAATCGAATTGTTGGAACCGACCAGTCCGGACAGTACCATCGCCAGTTTCATTGAAAAGCGAGGCATGGGCATCCATCACCTCGCCTTCGCCATCGAAGACGGAGTGGCAAACGCCTTGGCAGAAGCCGAGGGAGCGGGCATACGCCTGATTGACAAGGCTCCGCGCAAAGGGGCGGAAAACCTGCAGATTGCTTTCCTGCATCCTAAATCGACGATGGGTGTACTGACTGAATTGTGTGAAAAATAA
- a CDS encoding cyclomaltodextrinase C-terminal domain-containing protein: MSENKTVKYHIPEQGIYLYARTNDGKTEMIVLNSTDKEQVLPSQHYNALTQDSKEGIVITTGKKVNFSQNLVVPANRSLIIEF; encoded by the coding sequence ATGTCAGAAAACAAAACTGTAAAGTATCACATTCCTGAACAAGGAATCTACTTGTATGCTCGTACGAACGATGGCAAGACAGAAATGATTGTATTAAACAGCACTGACAAAGAACAAGTTCTGCCAAGCCAGCACTACAATGCTTTGACCCAAGACTCCAAAGAAGGTATTGTCATTACAACCGGCAAGAAGGTCAACTTCAGCCAAAACCTCGTTGTTCCGGCAAACCGCTCGCTGATTATCGAGTTCTAA
- a CDS encoding sodium ion-translocating decarboxylase subunit beta, with product MGEFINFLQSNLADFWTYTGFYNATYQHFIMIAVGIFFIYLAVAKEFEPMLLIPIGFGMLIGNIPFNMEAGLQVGIYEQGSVLNILYQGVTSGWYPPLIFLGIGAMTDFSALISNPKLMLIGAAAQFGIFGAYMIALEWGFDPMQAAAIGIIGGADGPTAIFLSSKLAPNLMGAIAVSAYSYMALVPVIQPPIMRLLTTKKERLIRMKAPRAVSHTEKVLFPIMGLLLTCFLVPSGLPLLGMLFFGNLLKESGVTRRLAETARGPLIDTITILLGLTVGASTQASEFITWDSLKIFGLGALSFVIATASGVLFVKIFNLVLKKDNKINPLIGNAGVSAVPDSARISQIVGAEYDPTNYLLMHAMGPNVAGVIGSAVAAGILLGFLI from the coding sequence ATGGGAGAATTCATCAATTTCTTACAGAGCAACCTGGCTGATTTCTGGACGTATACCGGCTTCTACAATGCCACTTACCAGCATTTCATCATGATAGCCGTCGGTATATTCTTCATTTATCTTGCCGTAGCAAAGGAATTCGAGCCGATGCTGCTGATTCCTATCGGATTCGGTATGCTGATAGGCAACATTCCGTTCAATATGGAAGCCGGACTGCAAGTCGGCATCTACGAACAGGGTTCGGTACTCAACATCTTATACCAAGGCGTGACATCGGGCTGGTATCCGCCGCTCATCTTCCTCGGCATCGGTGCCATGACCGACTTCTCGGCACTGATTTCCAATCCGAAGCTGATGCTTATCGGGGCGGCAGCCCAATTCGGTATCTTCGGTGCCTACATGATTGCCCTCGAATGGGGATTCGACCCCATGCAGGCAGCCGCTATCGGCATCATCGGTGGCGCAGACGGCCCCACTGCCATCTTCCTTTCATCGAAGCTGGCGCCCAACCTGATGGGAGCCATCGCCGTGTCTGCCTACTCCTACATGGCATTGGTGCCGGTTATCCAGCCGCCCATCATGCGCCTGCTCACCACCAAGAAAGAGCGTCTCATCCGCATGAAAGCCCCGCGTGCCGTGTCGCATACCGAAAAGGTCCTGTTCCCGATTATGGGTCTGCTGCTGACCTGCTTCCTGGTGCCTTCGGGCCTTCCCCTGCTGGGCATGCTCTTCTTCGGCAACCTGCTGAAGGAAAGCGGCGTGACACGCCGTCTGGCAGAAACTGCCCGCGGACCGCTGATTGATACCATCACCATCTTGCTGGGACTGACCGTAGGTGCCTCTACGCAGGCTTCGGAATTCATCACCTGGGATTCACTGAAGATTTTCGGGCTGGGTGCCTTGTCCTTCGTGATAGCCACCGCATCGGGAGTGCTCTTCGTCAAGATATTCAACCTGGTATTGAAGAAAGACAACAAGATTAATCCGCTTATCGGAAATGCCGGCGTATCTGCCGTGCCCGACTCGGCACGCATCTCGCAAATCGTAGGCGCCGAATACGATCCGACCAATTACCTGCTGATGCACGCCATGGGCCCGAACGTAGCCGGTGTCATCGGTTCTGCCGTAGCGGCAGGTATCTTGCTGGGATTCCTGATTTAA
- a CDS encoding OadG family transporter subunit, which translates to MNKYIAGIFFASALLGAFCSCTTPEAKSKIVINEVLVDNQENFQDDYGVHSGWVEIFNTSYNSVNLAGCYLKVSSEPGDTLSYFIPKGDVLTAISPRQHALFWADGAPRRGTFHTNFVLSKTKDNWIGLYDSGKKLLDEIVVPAGVLKTDQSYARISDGSDEWEVKDDSETKYVTPSTNNQTLEGNPKMDKFEQHDSAGFGMTITAMCVVFTGLILLYISFRIVGKIAVKLRKRNAMKAHNITDKQEAKERRLGEAPGDVIAAIAMALHEAQGSDHDVEETILTISRVKRSYSPWSSKIYTLRENPHKK; encoded by the coding sequence ATGAATAAATATATAGCCGGAATATTTTTCGCATCCGCCCTGCTGGGAGCATTCTGTTCGTGCACCACGCCGGAAGCCAAGAGTAAAATCGTCATCAACGAAGTGCTGGTAGACAACCAGGAAAACTTTCAGGACGATTACGGCGTGCATAGCGGATGGGTGGAAATATTCAACACCTCTTACAACAGTGTCAACCTTGCCGGATGCTACCTGAAAGTAAGCAGCGAGCCGGGCGACACCCTCTCTTATTTCATTCCGAAGGGCGACGTGCTGACCGCCATCAGCCCGCGCCAGCATGCGTTGTTCTGGGCAGACGGAGCACCGCGCCGAGGCACTTTCCATACCAATTTCGTACTGAGCAAGACGAAAGACAACTGGATAGGGCTGTACGATTCGGGCAAAAAGCTGCTGGACGAAATCGTGGTGCCGGCAGGAGTCCTGAAGACAGACCAGTCGTATGCACGGATAAGCGACGGATCAGACGAATGGGAAGTGAAGGATGACAGCGAAACCAAATACGTCACTCCCAGCACGAACAACCAGACGCTGGAAGGGAATCCGAAGATGGACAAGTTCGAACAGCACGACTCGGCGGGATTCGGCATGACCATTACGGCCATGTGCGTAGTGTTTACAGGACTTATCCTGCTGTACATCAGCTTCCGGATAGTAGGCAAGATTGCCGTCAAGCTGCGCAAGCGCAACGCCATGAAGGCACACAACATCACCGACAAGCAGGAAGCCAAGGAACGCCGGCTGGGCGAAGCGCCGGGCGACGTGATAGCCGCCATTGCCATGGCGCTGCATGAAGCGCAGGGAAGCGACCACGACGTGGAAGAAACCATCCTGACCATCAGCCGCGTGAAACGGAGCTACTCGCCGTGGAGCTCGAAGATTTACACCCTGCGCGAAAATCCTCACAAGAAATAA
- a CDS encoding IS4 family transposase, whose product MKQAVSKIFIFAESNKHRNIMHLDELKCHATDLVRLLPRQMLARLAKSTEVDRYAKELQGERLFNLLLYGLIRCKRLSQRKLEKVFESRAFCTLFDYSLGERVSHSSISERLSKVNVEFFRKAYEVFYDKLHSLYTPREIERKLLVRVDSTLVAETCNKLKKGFTVGKRPVGKDACRQRRQVKYTMGYEGFAAKLAEVLDEPAYLSEDVALPKAIDGMIKKDPEHSNLYVFDRGLSSLRAYDSMTGQHARFVGRIKTNRSMETVRVLEIPEADKCAPEKLVLDEDKVVHLREGGSRKFGTEEYRVITAHFKEPRDTTRPQNKGKAKRVENRICFITNDMELPAKEVAEIYRRRWDIEVFFRFLKQELSFSHFLSVNENGLQVILYMTLITAMLVMIYKRENKLGYSMAVFTLDLEMEDYAMGLASEMAAGNRGTPHGSQKGKHKRLEANGLTP is encoded by the coding sequence GTGAAACAAGCTGTAAGTAAAATATTTATATTTGCGGAATCAAACAAACACAGAAACATTATGCATCTTGATGAATTGAAATGCCATGCGACCGACCTCGTCCGCCTTCTCCCCAGACAGATGCTGGCACGGCTCGCGAAATCCACGGAAGTGGACCGCTACGCCAAGGAACTGCAGGGGGAGCGCCTTTTCAACCTGCTGCTTTATGGGCTGATCCGCTGCAAGCGGTTGAGCCAGCGCAAACTGGAGAAGGTGTTCGAGAGCCGCGCCTTCTGCACCCTGTTCGACTACTCGCTTGGGGAAAGGGTTTCGCACAGTTCCATCTCGGAACGCCTCTCGAAAGTGAATGTGGAGTTTTTCCGCAAGGCATACGAAGTGTTCTACGACAAGCTGCACAGCCTCTACACTCCGCGTGAGATAGAGCGCAAGCTGCTGGTAAGGGTGGACAGCACCCTCGTGGCCGAAACCTGCAACAAGCTCAAGAAGGGCTTCACCGTAGGCAAGCGTCCGGTTGGAAAGGATGCCTGCAGGCAACGGCGGCAGGTGAAATACACGATGGGGTACGAAGGCTTCGCCGCGAAGCTGGCCGAGGTGCTGGACGAGCCGGCTTATCTGAGCGAGGACGTCGCCCTGCCCAAGGCGATAGACGGGATGATAAAGAAGGACCCCGAACACAGCAACCTCTACGTCTTTGACCGCGGGCTGTCATCGTTGCGCGCATACGATTCGATGACGGGACAGCACGCCAGGTTCGTGGGCCGCATCAAGACCAACCGCAGCATGGAGACGGTGCGCGTGCTGGAAATCCCGGAGGCCGACAAGTGCGCTCCGGAAAAGCTGGTGCTGGATGAGGACAAGGTCGTACACCTGCGTGAAGGGGGGAGCCGCAAATTCGGCACGGAGGAGTACCGCGTCATCACGGCCCATTTCAAGGAGCCGCGTGACACCACACGCCCCCAAAACAAAGGGAAAGCCAAACGCGTGGAAAACCGCATATGCTTCATCACCAACGACATGGAACTGCCGGCCAAGGAGGTTGCCGAAATTTACCGCCGCCGTTGGGACATCGAGGTGTTTTTCCGTTTCCTCAAGCAGGAACTCTCCTTCAGCCATTTCCTGTCGGTCAACGAGAACGGCCTGCAGGTCATCCTTTACATGACGCTCATAACGGCCATGCTTGTCATGATATACAAGCGTGAGAATAAGCTGGGGTATTCCATGGCCGTCTTCACTCTCGATTTGGAAATGGAAGACTATGCGATGGGGCTTGCCTCGGAGATGGCTGCCGGAAATCGCGGGACACCGCACGGAAGCCAAAAAGGGAAACACAAGCGTCTGGAAGCAAATGGCTTAACGCCTTAG
- a CDS encoding MalY/PatB family protein, whose translation MEYNFDELTDRRHTGSYKWDSAAEDGVLPMWVADMDFRTLPAIVEALQKRVAHGIFGYTKVPGAYYDAIIRWFSGQHGWSMEREWIIYTIGVVPAVSAIIKAMTRPGDKVIVQTPVYNCFFSSIRNNGCEVLSSPLVRKGDTYAVDFDDLEAKASDPRAKVFLLCNPHNPAGRVWTAEELRRMGDICIRHGVFILSDEIHCELVMPGYAYTPFASLGREYAEHSSVCISPSKAFNIAGLQIANIVTADAEIRKKIDRAINVNEVCDVNPFGVEALMAAYSEAGSEWLKQLNAYIAGNYRYMQEFCKERLPQFPVARLEGTYLAWMDCSALGMKSEALEEELVSKAKLWLNAGTMYGAEGEGFMRWNLACPRSRVEEGLNRFLRYVEAIDD comes from the coding sequence ATGGAATATAATTTTGACGAACTGACAGACCGCCGCCATACCGGGTCGTATAAATGGGACTCGGCGGCGGAAGACGGTGTGCTTCCGATGTGGGTGGCGGATATGGATTTCCGGACGTTGCCTGCCATTGTGGAGGCTTTGCAAAAGCGGGTGGCGCATGGGATATTCGGTTATACCAAGGTGCCCGGCGCGTATTACGATGCCATTATCCGCTGGTTTTCCGGGCAGCACGGGTGGAGCATGGAGCGCGAATGGATAATCTATACCATCGGCGTCGTTCCGGCTGTGTCTGCCATTATCAAGGCGATGACCCGTCCGGGCGATAAGGTGATTGTGCAGACTCCGGTGTATAACTGTTTCTTTTCTTCTATCCGCAACAACGGGTGCGAGGTGCTTTCCAGCCCGCTGGTGCGCAAGGGCGACACGTATGCCGTCGATTTTGACGACCTGGAGGCGAAGGCTTCCGACCCTCGGGCGAAGGTGTTCCTTCTGTGCAACCCTCACAATCCGGCAGGGCGCGTATGGACTGCCGAGGAGCTGCGCCGCATGGGGGATATCTGCATCCGTCACGGCGTGTTTATCCTCTCTGATGAAATCCATTGCGAGCTGGTGATGCCGGGCTATGCCTATACGCCTTTCGCTTCGCTGGGCAGGGAGTATGCGGAACATTCGTCGGTCTGCATTTCGCCCAGCAAGGCTTTCAATATCGCGGGGCTTCAGATAGCGAACATCGTGACTGCCGACGCGGAAATCCGGAAGAAGATAGACCGCGCCATCAATGTCAACGAGGTGTGCGACGTGAATCCTTTCGGGGTGGAGGCGCTGATGGCAGCCTATAGCGAAGCGGGGAGCGAATGGCTGAAGCAGCTGAATGCTTACATTGCCGGCAACTACCGGTATATGCAGGAGTTCTGCAAGGAGCGTCTGCCGCAGTTCCCGGTAGCCCGGCTGGAGGGGACTTACCTGGCATGGATGGACTGCTCGGCATTGGGCATGAAGTCGGAAGCGCTGGAAGAGGAATTGGTAAGCAAAGCCAAGCTGTGGCTGAACGCCGGAACGATGTACGGTGCGGAAGGCGAGGGATTCATGCGCTGGAACCTGGCTTGTCCGCGCAGCCGGGTGGAAGAGGGGTTGAACCGCTTTCTCCGGTATGTGGAGGCAATTGATGATTGA
- a CDS encoding acyl-CoA carboxylase subunit beta has product MSNQLEKVKELIELRAQARLGGGEKAIEKQHAKGKYTARERISMLLDEGSFEEMDMFVKHRCTNFGMDKKQYLGDGVVTGYGTIEGRLVYVFAQDFTVSAGSLSETMSQKICKVMDMAMKMGAPVIGLNDSGGARIQEGINALAGYAEIFQRNILASGVVPQISGIFGPCAGGAVYSPALTDFTLMMEGTSYMFLTGPKVVKTVTGEDVTQEILGGASVHSTRSGVTHFTAATEEEGLTLIRKLLSYIPQNNLEEPPYVDCTDPIDRLEDSLNEIVPDSPNKPYDMYEVIGAIVDNGEFLEVQRDFAKNIIIGFARFNGQSVGIVANQPKFLAGVLDCNSSRKGARFVRFCDAFNIPIVSLVDVPGFLPGTGQEYNAVILHGAKLLYAYGEATVPKVTVTLRKSYGGSHIVMSCKQLRGDMNYAWPTAEIAVMGGAGAVEVLYAKEAKEAADPKAFMAEKEAEYTKLFANPYNAAKYGYIDDVIEPRNTRFRIIRALQQLQTKKQTNPAKKHGNIPL; this is encoded by the coding sequence ATGAGTAACCAACTTGAAAAAGTAAAAGAACTGATCGAGCTGCGTGCCCAAGCCCGTTTGGGAGGCGGCGAGAAAGCGATTGAGAAACAACACGCGAAAGGGAAATATACAGCACGCGAACGCATCTCCATGCTGCTCGACGAAGGCAGCTTCGAAGAAATGGACATGTTCGTGAAACACCGTTGCACCAACTTCGGCATGGACAAGAAACAATACCTGGGCGACGGCGTAGTAACCGGATACGGAACCATCGAGGGACGGTTGGTGTATGTCTTTGCACAAGACTTTACCGTATCGGCAGGCTCGCTGTCGGAAACCATGTCGCAAAAGATTTGCAAGGTGATGGATATGGCGATGAAGATGGGCGCACCCGTCATCGGGCTGAACGACTCGGGAGGCGCACGCATCCAGGAAGGCATTAACGCGCTGGCAGGATATGCCGAGATATTCCAGCGCAATATTCTGGCATCCGGCGTAGTTCCGCAAATCTCCGGCATCTTCGGTCCCTGCGCGGGAGGAGCCGTTTACTCTCCTGCCCTGACCGACTTCACCCTGATGATGGAAGGAACGTCGTACATGTTCCTCACCGGGCCGAAAGTGGTGAAGACCGTTACCGGCGAAGACGTGACTCAGGAAATTTTAGGAGGCGCCAGCGTGCACTCTACCCGCTCGGGCGTAACACACTTTACCGCCGCCACCGAAGAAGAAGGATTGACCCTCATCCGCAAGCTTCTGAGCTACATTCCCCAAAACAACCTTGAAGAACCGCCTTACGTGGACTGTACCGACCCGATAGACCGGTTGGAAGACTCATTAAATGAAATCGTCCCCGACAGCCCCAACAAGCCTTACGACATGTATGAGGTAATCGGAGCCATTGTCGACAACGGCGAGTTTCTGGAAGTGCAACGCGACTTCGCCAAAAACATCATCATCGGTTTCGCCCGCTTCAACGGACAGTCGGTGGGCATCGTAGCCAACCAACCCAAATTCCTTGCAGGCGTGCTCGACTGCAACTCCTCACGCAAGGGCGCACGCTTCGTCCGCTTCTGCGACGCGTTCAACATCCCCATCGTGTCACTGGTCGACGTGCCGGGCTTCCTGCCGGGTACCGGACAAGAATACAACGCCGTCATCCTGCACGGAGCCAAACTGCTGTATGCATACGGCGAGGCTACGGTGCCTAAGGTGACCGTCACCCTCCGCAAGTCGTACGGAGGCTCGCACATCGTGATGAGCTGCAAGCAGCTGCGCGGCGACATGAACTACGCATGGCCTACTGCCGAAATCGCCGTCATGGGAGGCGCAGGAGCCGTAGAAGTGCTCTATGCCAAGGAAGCCAAGGAAGCTGCCGACCCGAAAGCCTTTATGGCAGAGAAGGAAGCCGAATATACCAAGTTGTTTGCCAACCCATACAATGCGGCGAAGTACGGGTATATCGATGATGTCATCGAACCGCGCAACACACGTTTCCGCATCATCCGTGCCCTGCAGCAATTGCAGACCAAGAAGCAGACCAATCCGGCAAAGAAACACGGGAACATTCCTTTGTAA
- a CDS encoding GNAT family N-acetyltransferase: protein MKPNIRPATPADLDRLMEIFEAARRFMASTGNPNQWINGYPQRGLIAEEISNGHCYVCENAEGKAIGTFCFVPSPDPNYAHIEDGAWLNGAPYHVIHRLASDGSGKGIFKACIAWCASHDSNLRADTHADNKVMQHLLEENGFVRCGIIYVANGTPRIAYQRKG, encoded by the coding sequence ATGAAACCGAACATACGCCCCGCCACACCTGCCGACTTAGACCGCCTGATGGAAATATTCGAGGCGGCACGCCGCTTCATGGCTTCCACCGGAAACCCGAACCAATGGATAAACGGTTACCCGCAACGCGGGCTGATAGCCGAAGAAATAAGCAACGGACACTGCTACGTATGCGAAAACGCCGAAGGGAAAGCCATAGGGACCTTCTGCTTCGTGCCCAGCCCGGACCCCAACTATGCCCACATCGAAGACGGAGCATGGCTGAACGGCGCACCCTATCACGTCATCCACCGACTTGCCTCCGACGGAAGCGGAAAAGGAATCTTCAAGGCATGCATCGCCTGGTGCGCCTCACACGACTCCAACCTCCGTGCCGACACCCATGCCGACAACAAAGTGATGCAACACCTGTTAGAGGAAAACGGATTCGTCCGCTGCGGCATCATCTACGTAGCCAACGGCACGCCCCGCATCGCCTACCAGCGGAAAGGGTGA
- a CDS encoding acetyl-CoA carboxylase biotin carboxyl carrier protein, which yields MKEYRYKINGNLYKVTVGDIEENNVHVEVNGTPYTVELEKHASPKIKPVIRTASTTPAAPPPAVTRPTVSQGKSGVKSPLPGVILDIKVKEGDTVKRGQTLLILEAMKMENDIKSDRDGKVTAINVSKGESILEGTDLIIIE from the coding sequence ATGAAAGAATATAGATACAAAATCAACGGAAACTTATACAAAGTGACCGTAGGAGACATCGAAGAAAACAACGTACACGTAGAAGTAAACGGTACGCCCTACACCGTAGAACTGGAGAAACACGCAAGCCCGAAAATCAAGCCGGTCATCCGTACGGCTTCCACCACGCCTGCCGCTCCTCCTCCTGCCGTAACCCGCCCCACAGTGTCGCAAGGCAAATCAGGCGTAAAGTCGCCGCTGCCCGGAGTCATCCTCGACATCAAGGTAAAGGAAGGCGACACGGTGAAACGCGGACAGACCCTGCTGATACTGGAAGCCATGAAAATGGAAAACGACATCAAGTCGGACCGCGACGGCAAAGTGACTGCCATCAACGTGAGCAAAGGAGAATCTATTCTTGAAGGTACAGACCTTATAATCATCGAATAA
- a CDS encoding DMT family transporter: MDTQKLKGHGAMLCANAMWGLMSPLAKFVMAGGLVSSLVVTDLRVFGAMLLFWIVSFFRKPEHVGHKDLAKLFVASLLAIVFNQGCFIFGVGLTSPADASIITTSMPLWAMVLAAIFLKEPITGKKVLGIAFGAGGALLLIMGSSHSGAAAENPYSLWGDLLVLTAQLSYAFYLVLFKDFVSKYSVFTIMKWMFTYAFICLLPFSYNDLLAAGWESLGWAEAGSLLFIVVGGTFLCYIFVIVGQKHLRPTVAGMYNYVQPVVACIVAICWGMDTFNWVKVLSVLLIFGGVYMVTMSRSRAEMEAHAREAEGARR; the protein is encoded by the coding sequence CCAACGCCATGTGGGGGCTGATGTCGCCGCTGGCAAAATTCGTGATGGCGGGAGGGCTGGTCAGCTCGCTGGTGGTGACCGACTTGCGTGTCTTCGGCGCCATGCTTCTGTTTTGGATTGTCTCGTTTTTCCGCAAGCCCGAACACGTGGGGCATAAGGATTTGGCAAAGCTTTTCGTGGCTTCGCTGCTCGCCATCGTGTTCAATCAGGGATGCTTCATCTTCGGCGTGGGGCTGACTTCGCCCGCCGACGCTTCCATCATCACCACCAGCATGCCGCTGTGGGCGATGGTGCTGGCTGCCATTTTCCTGAAAGAGCCGATTACGGGGAAGAAGGTGCTGGGCATCGCCTTCGGTGCCGGAGGCGCGCTGCTGCTGATTATGGGAAGCTCGCACAGCGGCGCCGCGGCGGAGAACCCCTACAGCCTGTGGGGCGACTTGCTGGTGCTTACGGCGCAGCTCAGCTATGCCTTCTACCTGGTATTGTTCAAGGACTTCGTGAGCAAATATTCGGTGTTCACCATCATGAAGTGGATGTTCACCTACGCCTTCATCTGCCTGCTCCCCTTCTCTTACAACGACCTGCTGGCGGCGGGATGGGAGAGCCTGGGATGGGCAGAGGCTGGCTCGCTGCTCTTCATCGTGGTGGGAGGCACGTTCCTGTGCTACATCTTCGTCATCGTGGGGCAGAAACACCTCCGTCCTACCGTGGCGGGCATGTACAACTACGTGCAGCCGGTGGTGGCGTGCATCGTGGCGATATGCTGGGGGATGGATACGTTCAACTGGGTGAAGGTGCTTTCCGTCCTCTTGATATTCGGCGGGGTGTATATGGTGACGATGAGCCGTTCGCGCGCCGAGATGGAAGCCCACGCGCGTGAGGCGGAGGGCGCACGGCGATAG